From a single Helicovermis profundi genomic region:
- a CDS encoding phage major capsid protein produces MTKELRDLLAKLNAKKEEGRTLLAEDKLDEAKAITNEVKDIQAKIEILQEFQFENAIPLDDPLNPDPVDDKKAYGNVFFKALKSKRLDESEANLLEEHKALSSTTGEDGGYTVPEDIQTAINEYKRDDTDLSQFVTIEPVSTLKGSRVLEKEADTTSFVEFAEGAAVPDSDAPKFETINFTIKDLGGFLPIPNNLLNDSDAKLKNFLTNWLKKKNKATKNKLILDILATFVKKDIKTVAEIKTVINVDLDPAIKAGASILTNQDGYNYLDSLEDSNGKSLLQPDPKLPGATLFRGIRVHTASNKILKTVITDPGGAAETIKAPIIIGDLKEAVVLFDREKISIAATSVGGDAFKYNRTDMRAIVRMDAGKFDSKAAVYAELVIKEPA; encoded by the coding sequence ATGACTAAAGAATTAAGAGATTTATTAGCAAAATTAAATGCTAAAAAAGAAGAAGGACGTACATTATTGGCTGAAGATAAGCTTGATGAAGCTAAAGCAATTACAAATGAAGTAAAAGATATTCAAGCTAAAATTGAAATATTACAAGAGTTTCAATTTGAAAATGCAATACCTCTAGATGATCCTTTAAATCCAGATCCAGTTGATGATAAAAAGGCTTATGGAAATGTTTTTTTTAAAGCTTTAAAGAGTAAAAGATTAGATGAGTCAGAAGCAAATTTGCTTGAAGAACATAAAGCTCTAAGTTCAACAACTGGTGAAGATGGTGGATATACTGTTCCAGAAGATATTCAAACTGCAATTAATGAATATAAGCGTGATGATACAGATTTATCTCAATTCGTTACTATAGAACCAGTAAGTACACTTAAAGGCAGTAGAGTTTTAGAAAAAGAGGCTGATACAACTTCTTTTGTTGAATTTGCAGAAGGCGCAGCTGTTCCAGATTCGGATGCTCCAAAATTTGAAACAATCAATTTTACAATTAAAGATTTAGGTGGATTTTTACCAATCCCTAATAACTTATTAAATGATTCGGATGCAAAATTAAAAAATTTTTTAACTAACTGGTTAAAGAAAAAGAATAAAGCAACAAAAAATAAATTGATTTTAGATATTTTAGCAACGTTTGTTAAAAAAGATATTAAAACAGTTGCTGAGATAAAAACTGTAATTAATGTTGATTTAGATCCAGCTATTAAAGCTGGTGCTTCAATTTTAACTAATCAAGATGGTTATAATTATTTAGATTCTTTAGAAGATTCAAATGGTAAAAGTTTATTACAACCAGATCCTAAATTACCAGGAGCAACATTATTTAGAGGAATTAGAGTTCATACTGCATCAAACAAAATTTTAAAAACTGTTATTACTGATCCAGGTGGTGCTGCTGAAACTATTAAAGCTCCAATTATTATTGGTGATTTAAAAGAAGCAGTTGTTTTATTTGATAGAGAAAAAATATCAATTGCAGCAACAAGTGTTGGTGGAGATGCATTTAAATATAATAGAACAGATATGAGGGCTATTGTAAGAATGGATGCTGGAAAATTTGATTCTAAAGCTGCTGTTTACGCTGAGTTAGTTATAAAAGAGCCAGCATAG
- a CDS encoding HK97 gp10 family phage protein, protein MSDVEFNVDEIDDALRYMDEIVERLPRKSNRFLKKEAKKLKKQTISRAKSKVGKKTGNYLKGIKDGKPYKYNGGEQSIRVYNNAPHAHLIEYGHEVLDKNGVSHGFKDGAHVFEDTERKFKNEFFKDCEDFVDDLLNDGSL, encoded by the coding sequence ATGAGTGATGTTGAATTTAATGTTGATGAAATTGATGATGCTTTGAGGTATATGGATGAAATAGTTGAAAGATTACCAAGAAAATCAAATAGATTTTTAAAAAAAGAAGCTAAAAAACTTAAAAAGCAAACTATTTCAAGAGCAAAATCAAAAGTAGGCAAGAAAACAGGAAATTATCTTAAAGGAATAAAAGATGGTAAGCCTTATAAGTATAATGGCGGGGAACAGTCTATTAGAGTTTATAATAACGCTCCTCATGCTCATTTAATTGAGTATGGCCATGAAGTTTTAGATAAAAACGGTGTTAGTCATGGTTTTAAAGATGGAGCTCATGTATTTGAAGATACTGAAAGAAAGTTTAAGAATGAATTTTTTAAAGACTGTGAAGATTTTGTAGATGATTTATTAAATGATGGATCATTATAG
- a CDS encoding phage tail sheath C-terminal domain-containing protein, with amino-acid sequence MGRPNIDVVFKELASTVIKRSSNGVAALIIKDNTDKTFSTVVISSEDQIDELKFTAENVSFIKDVLLGGVIKVIVSRVDVEEVEVIETGVNQIANIFYNWIAIADGTSLEHTELSVKVKSMDSIQSVVFNIPSDHERIVNFANTSVTKESGVINGEKYIARVLGLICGCNLTESTTYKILDDLISVVEPIDIDTAVDQGQFLLFNDEEVVRVARGVNSLLTIGENKTDDMKKITIMETLLLIQRDIKSSFKNLYIGKYKNNYDNQVIFFSAVNDYLNVLAYQEILENNYNNHVEIDIEAQKNALAIIKPEVIEWSDKEIKNYPYRSSVFAKTYIRVNDAIEDLNFNLYLV; translated from the coding sequence ATGGGAAGACCAAATATTGATGTTGTTTTTAAAGAATTAGCTTCTACAGTAATTAAACGTTCATCAAATGGAGTAGCGGCATTAATAATAAAAGATAATACAGATAAAACATTTTCTACAGTAGTAATATCTTCAGAAGATCAAATTGATGAATTGAAATTTACAGCAGAAAATGTATCTTTTATTAAAGACGTTTTACTTGGTGGAGTAATAAAAGTAATAGTATCAAGAGTTGATGTTGAAGAGGTTGAAGTTATAGAAACTGGAGTAAATCAAATTGCAAATATATTTTATAATTGGATTGCTATAGCAGATGGTACTAGTTTAGAGCATACAGAACTTTCTGTTAAAGTTAAGTCTATGGATTCTATTCAAAGTGTAGTATTTAATATTCCATCTGATCATGAAAGAATAGTAAATTTTGCAAACACATCTGTTACAAAAGAATCAGGTGTTATTAATGGCGAAAAATATATTGCAAGAGTATTAGGCTTGATTTGCGGATGCAATTTAACAGAATCAACTACGTATAAGATTTTAGACGATTTAATATCAGTTGTAGAACCAATTGATATTGATACAGCAGTAGATCAAGGTCAGTTTTTACTTTTCAATGATGAAGAGGTGGTAAGAGTTGCAAGAGGAGTGAATTCGCTTTTAACTATAGGTGAAAATAAAACTGATGATATGAAAAAAATTACTATAATGGAGACTTTGTTACTTATACAAAGAGATATTAAGTCTTCTTTTAAAAATTTATATATTGGAAAATATAAAAATAATTATGATAATCAAGTAATATTTTTTAGTGCTGTTAATGATTATTTGAATGTATTAGCTTATCAAGAAATTCTTGAAAACAATTATAATAATCATGTTGAAATTGATATTGAAGCGCAGAAAAATGCACTTGCAATTATTAAACCTGAAGTTATTGAATGGTCTGATAAGGAAATTAAAAATTATCCATATAGATCAAGTGTTTTTGCTAAAACATATATTAGAGTAAATGATGCAATTGAAGATTTAAACTTCAATTTGTATTTAGTGTAG
- a CDS encoding DUF2577 family protein — translation MDYDVELARLLKERNNAKHESALIGSVVSDFPEIKIVIYNGEVLLTKKNLYFTNTVLSHIREVELTGSIKIKEITENFTSTSELTITDTIKKGDQVMLIPTSNLQEFFVIDIVKKLG, via the coding sequence ATGGATTATGATGTAGAACTAGCAAGATTATTAAAAGAACGTAATAACGCAAAACATGAAAGTGCGTTGATAGGAAGTGTAGTAAGTGATTTTCCTGAAATAAAAATTGTTATTTATAATGGCGAAGTACTGCTTACTAAAAAGAATTTATATTTTACTAATACGGTTTTATCACATATTAGAGAAGTAGAATTAACAGGTAGTATTAAAATAAAAGAAATAACAGAAAATTTTACTAGTACTTCTGAATTAACTATTACAGATACTATTAAAAAAGGTGATCAAGTAATGTTAATTCCAACTAGCAATTTACAAGAATTCTTTGTTATTGATATTGTGAAAAAACTGGGGTGA
- a CDS encoding head maturation protease, ClpP-related, giving the protein MKKLDAGVGEICIYGEISSYDFWEEDITPTNFKKDLDALGEIDTLNIYINSPGGSVFAGQAIYNIIKRHSANVIVYIDGLAASIASIIAMAGDKIVIPSNAMIMIHNAWTIHAGNADDFRKVADDLDKIGESLVAVYVKRTGLSEEEIKSMMDVETWLTGKEAIEKGFADEVEEEKQIAASLNKGILNINNQSMDLSRFKNAPKFFINNVLEKELQNQNELNEKEILSLKLDLI; this is encoded by the coding sequence ATGAAAAAATTAGATGCTGGAGTTGGTGAAATATGTATTTATGGTGAAATTTCAAGCTATGATTTTTGGGAGGAGGATATAACACCAACAAATTTTAAGAAAGACCTTGATGCACTTGGTGAAATTGATACACTCAATATTTATATTAATAGTCCTGGTGGATCAGTTTTTGCAGGTCAAGCAATATACAATATTATAAAGAGGCATTCAGCTAATGTAATTGTTTATATTGATGGGTTAGCAGCTAGTATTGCAAGCATTATAGCTATGGCTGGTGACAAAATTGTAATTCCGTCAAATGCAATGATTATGATTCATAATGCTTGGACGATTCATGCTGGTAATGCTGATGATTTTAGGAAAGTGGCAGATGATTTAGACAAAATAGGTGAAAGTTTAGTTGCAGTTTATGTTAAAAGAACTGGACTCTCTGAAGAAGAAATAAAATCCATGATGGATGTAGAAACTTGGTTAACTGGTAAAGAAGCAATTGAAAAAGGTTTTGCTGATGAAGTTGAAGAAGAAAAACAAATTGCTGCATCATTAAATAAAGGAATACTAAATATTAATAATCAAAGTATGGATTTAAGTAGATTCAAAAATGCTCCTAAATTTTTTATTAATAATGTTCTAGAAAAAGAATTACAGAATCAAAATGAATTAAATGAAAAAGAAATACTTAGTTTAAAGCTAGATTTAATCTAG
- a CDS encoding terminase large subunit, protein MYNSVLEELIDYSNNIIDGKIIACKKHIKVCKRFISDLHRMEHDESFFYYWDEYEAQKIVSWFKYMKHSKGVLANKPILLDSFQKFIVCNIEAWKHIETGYRRFKYAYIQLARKNAKSQMEAGMGSYEAGARGISAAEIYTLGVERDQAKIVFDEVDLMSGKYVSKRFKFTQKEITHKRSRSFIKHLSKKAGKTGDGKNPQMAIIDEYHAHPDATMYNVMVSGMGARKESLIVIITTAGFDFEDKPCYAEYTYCSNILDETLDNDEYFIMITELDKGDDPKDSNLWPKANPIICSYKEGRDFLQRECKRAYDSNDEEKIRNFLTKNCNIWIKYGTNKFLNIDYWYACKKEITFEDFKGMDCYIGIDLSKTGDLTSISFEFPFLDSEIRKYAFFSQSFLPAAVKNEKMLTDKVPYDFWIKKGWLIATEANQGQIVDYWAVINCIEDKVKTYNLKVMEICYDAHNANLLVAELERIGYECVQIPQSAAKLDEPTRNFQDLVKVNQIVHDGNKLLSWAINNSELDTNSFGEIKISKKSTFKRIDPAATCIFSHKRAMTYWSGDLKDVSEFAEDDFLDKLWS, encoded by the coding sequence ATGTATAACTCTGTTCTTGAAGAACTTATTGATTATAGTAATAATATTATTGATGGCAAAATAATTGCATGTAAAAAACATATTAAAGTTTGCAAAAGATTTATTAGTGATCTTCATAGAATGGAGCACGATGAGTCTTTTTTTTATTACTGGGATGAATATGAAGCTCAAAAGATAGTATCATGGTTTAAATATATGAAACATAGTAAAGGTGTTTTAGCTAATAAGCCAATTTTACTAGATAGCTTTCAAAAGTTTATTGTTTGTAATATTGAAGCATGGAAGCATATAGAAACTGGATACAGAAGATTTAAATACGCATATATTCAGTTAGCAAGAAAAAATGCAAAATCTCAAATGGAAGCAGGTATGGGTAGTTATGAAGCAGGAGCTAGAGGTATTAGTGCAGCAGAAATATATACACTTGGTGTTGAAAGAGATCAGGCTAAAATAGTATTTGATGAAGTTGATCTTATGAGTGGAAAGTATGTTAGTAAAAGATTTAAATTTACTCAAAAAGAGATAACACATAAAAGAAGTAGAAGCTTTATAAAACATTTGAGTAAGAAAGCTGGAAAAACTGGTGATGGTAAGAATCCTCAAATGGCTATTATTGATGAATACCATGCTCATCCAGATGCAACAATGTATAATGTTATGGTTTCTGGTATGGGTGCTAGAAAAGAATCGTTAATAGTAATTATAACTACTGCTGGCTTTGATTTTGAAGATAAACCATGTTACGCGGAGTACACTTATTGCTCTAATATTCTTGATGAAACTTTAGATAATGATGAATATTTTATTATGATTACTGAACTTGATAAAGGAGATGATCCTAAAGATTCGAATTTATGGCCAAAAGCTAATCCAATAATATGCAGTTATAAAGAGGGGCGTGATTTTCTACAAAGAGAATGTAAAAGAGCTTATGATTCAAATGATGAAGAGAAGATAAGAAACTTCTTAACAAAGAATTGTAATATTTGGATTAAGTATGGAACAAATAAATTTCTTAATATTGATTATTGGTATGCATGTAAAAAAGAAATAACATTTGAAGATTTTAAAGGCATGGATTGTTATATAGGAATAGATTTATCAAAAACGGGAGACTTAACTAGTATTAGTTTTGAGTTTCCTTTTTTAGATAGTGAAATAAGAAAATATGCTTTTTTTTCTCAAAGTTTTTTACCAGCTGCAGTTAAAAATGAAAAGATGCTTACTGATAAAGTACCTTATGATTTTTGGATTAAAAAAGGTTGGCTGATTGCTACTGAAGCTAATCAAGGACAGATTGTAGATTATTGGGCTGTTATTAATTGTATAGAAGATAAGGTTAAAACATACAACTTAAAAGTAATGGAAATTTGCTATGATGCACATAATGCGAATTTATTAGTAGCTGAGCTTGAAAGAATTGGTTATGAGTGTGTTCAAATACCACAAAGTGCAGCTAAACTTGATGAGCCTACAAGAAATTTTCAAGATTTAGTAAAAGTAAATCAAATAGTGCATGATGGAAATAAACTATTAAGTTGGGCCATCAATAATAGTGAACTTGATACAAATTCATTTGGAGAAATAAAAATATCAAAGAAAAGTACATTTAAAAGAATTGATCCAGCTGCTACGTGTATATTTTCTCATAAAAGAGCTATGACTTATTGGAGTGGAGATTTAAAGGATGTATCAGAATTTGCTGAAGATGATTTCTTAGACAAGTTATGGAGTTAA
- a CDS encoding XkdQ/YqbQ family protein produces MNFKLEYLRNKIRTDITKQSGNVGWTSDENLLSISFEFEFAKINDNKIVCGDIIYFDDLTLNTNVFTGIVTSISKGEYKDTVRCNDFAFYLNSSKTIIQFNEVPGTKALKSLFLKSKIEFNNIAEMNTIISMIYKDKYISEIISDILNQVYLETGKKYLIEMEGNKINIIEQSLIYIDEVCRLASNLPVFKIQNAIEKTATVNVSIENLRNSVIVTSKDSNDMEIIESIKDEISIKNYGLLQEIIEVDSKDESQARNIAKTVLNDLNKISEISSLTFIGNSNVKAGRLIKLNIENINLVGDFIVKSVNHKIASGAYTMMLNVEGV; encoded by the coding sequence ATGAATTTTAAATTAGAGTACTTAAGAAATAAAATAAGAACTGATATAACTAAGCAAAGTGGAAATGTAGGTTGGACCTCAGATGAAAATTTATTAAGCATTTCATTTGAATTTGAATTTGCAAAAATTAATGATAATAAAATAGTTTGTGGAGATATTATTTATTTTGATGATTTAACTTTAAATACTAATGTGTTTACTGGAATAGTTACTTCAATTAGTAAAGGTGAATATAAAGATACTGTAAGGTGTAACGACTTTGCTTTCTATCTTAACTCTTCAAAAACTATAATTCAATTTAATGAAGTACCAGGAACTAAAGCTTTAAAATCGTTATTTTTAAAATCTAAAATTGAATTTAATAATATAGCTGAAATGAATACTATTATTTCTATGATTTACAAAGATAAATATATAAGCGAAATAATAAGCGATATTTTAAATCAAGTTTATTTAGAAACTGGTAAAAAGTATTTGATAGAAATGGAAGGTAATAAAATTAATATAATTGAACAAAGTTTAATCTATATTGATGAAGTATGTAGATTAGCTTCAAATCTACCAGTATTTAAAATACAAAATGCAATTGAAAAAACTGCTACTGTTAATGTATCAATAGAAAATCTTAGAAACTCGGTTATAGTAACTAGTAAAGATTCTAATGATATGGAGATAATTGAATCTATAAAAGATGAGATCTCTATTAAAAACTATGGATTACTTCAAGAAATAATTGAAGTTGATAGTAAAGATGAATCACAAGCTAGAAATATTGCTAAAACTGTTTTAAATGATTTGAATAAAATATCTGAAATATCAAGTTTAACATTTATAGGAAATAGTAATGTGAAGGCTGGTAGATTAATAAAGTTAAATATTGAAAATATAAATCTTGTAGGTGATTTTATAGTTAAGTCAGTTAATCATAAGATTGCAAGCGGTGCATATACTATGATGTTAAATGTAGAAGGTGTTTAA
- a CDS encoding DUF2634 domain-containing protein — translation MFPEIIETDKLTKEIVLNDGIVYKYNFDNQSYETLDGNLIEIVNKSEKIKQWLEFLIRTEFESIDIYKSTEFGLSLKKYIGKKNIPLGLISSEIKEQLNKKIFLNSDIKEISKVIVSKSSSKELVINIFVMSAVEGELEVSINV, via the coding sequence TTGTTTCCAGAAATAATAGAAACGGATAAATTAACTAAAGAAATAGTTCTAAATGATGGAATTGTTTATAAATATAATTTTGATAATCAAAGCTATGAAACGTTAGATGGAAATTTAATTGAGATTGTAAATAAAAGTGAAAAAATAAAGCAATGGTTAGAATTTTTAATTAGAACAGAATTTGAAAGTATAGATATTTATAAATCGACAGAATTTGGTTTATCATTAAAAAAATATATTGGTAAAAAAAACATTCCACTTGGATTAATTTCTTCTGAAATAAAAGAGCAACTTAATAAAAAAATATTTTTAAATAGCGATATAAAAGAAATATCAAAAGTTATAGTTAGCAAATCATCAAGTAAAGAATTAGTAATTAATATTTTTGTTATGTCAGCGGTCGAAGGTGAATTAGAGGTGAGTATTAATGTCTAA
- a CDS encoding head-tail adaptor protein, with amino-acid sequence MNPGKLRHKIEVWKNVASENELLEESIEEALVKKISSQIIPMTGMIKNEQGDTKISGTTHKIRTRYSAGKFIKPDMWFKYKNSKYEIKYILNPFESNRTLEFFCEVIFNYE; translated from the coding sequence ATGAATCCAGGTAAATTAAGGCATAAAATAGAAGTATGGAAAAATGTTGCTAGTGAAAATGAACTTTTAGAAGAATCGATTGAAGAAGCGTTAGTAAAAAAAATATCTTCACAAATAATACCAATGACTGGAATGATTAAAAATGAGCAAGGTGATACTAAAATTTCAGGAACTACTCATAAAATTAGAACTAGATATTCTGCGGGTAAATTTATAAAACCTGATATGTGGTTTAAATATAAAAATTCTAAATATGAAATTAAATATATTTTGAATCCATTTGAGTCGAATAGAACTTTAGAATTTTTTTGTGAGGTGATATTTAATTATGAGTGA
- a CDS encoding phage tail tube protein: MNPNKIINGTFGTIWVNNEKWIETKSFEAKVTGQYEDVDIAGKLGKSRKYIGYEGSGSINTNKVYSRGAKLLAEAFKTGNMPEIKIISKLSDPSSYGAERVIIKDVTFDEFTLAKFELKSPLEEELPFQFGDYELIDTI; this comes from the coding sequence ATGAATCCAAATAAAATTATAAATGGTACATTTGGTACGATATGGGTTAATAATGAAAAATGGATAGAAACAAAATCTTTTGAGGCAAAAGTAACTGGTCAATATGAAGATGTTGATATTGCAGGAAAACTTGGTAAATCAAGAAAGTATATAGGTTATGAGGGCAGTGGATCTATTAATACTAATAAAGTTTATTCAAGAGGAGCTAAGCTTTTAGCAGAGGCTTTTAAAACAGGTAATATGCCAGAGATTAAAATAATTAGTAAATTATCTGATCCATCATCATATGGAGCAGAAAGAGTAATTATAAAAGATGTTACTTTTGATGAATTTACTCTTGCTAAGTTTGAACTTAAATCACCACTTGAAGAGGAACTTCCTTTTCAATTTGGTGATTATGAATTAATAGATACAATATAA
- a CDS encoding phage tail terminator family protein: MIANIKDIKLAINKAIKTISTSKIISSDIEEGFKRPCFKVIFGDVDTESIGIYMLKKDMIVRIYYYPEDRDKNDLELMNIQDSLALLFLDPLIVSENFIIHPLEYVDRLVDNVLQASFELNYIQELDKEDSSLMIDTIELEI; encoded by the coding sequence ATGATTGCTAATATAAAAGATATTAAATTAGCTATAAATAAAGCTATCAAAACAATTTCTACAAGTAAAATTATTAGTAGTGATATAGAAGAGGGATTTAAAAGGCCTTGTTTTAAAGTGATATTTGGTGATGTAGATACAGAATCTATTGGTATATATATGTTAAAAAAAGATATGATTGTAAGAATATATTATTATCCAGAGGATAGAGATAAAAACGATTTAGAGCTAATGAATATTCAAGATTCATTAGCTTTACTATTTTTAGATCCACTAATAGTAAGTGAGAATTTTATAATACATCCTTTAGAATATGTAGATAGACTAGTAGATAATGTTCTTCAGGCATCATTTGAATTAAATTATATTCAGGAATTAGATAAAGAAGATAGTTCTCTTATGATAGATACTATCGAATTAGAAATTTAG
- a CDS encoding phage portal protein: MSWYEKLKNIIMPKAELSMEDEEFLEFLGVDVTAIDVRGKNALREATVFACLKIRSDTMSKLPLKLYQKKDGVQTIKDHPLSNLLSLRPNPYMSASNYWNSIENQKNLYGNAYVYIDYGVGRKSAEIAALYPLDSSRVKIYVDDVGLLGLKNGLIYVYKDKNNVEYKLGSDDLLHYRGMTLDGIAGLSVLEYNKIIIENAKSSQTYVNNFFRGGMQSKGIIQYVGDLDTKAKETFRTRFEDMSSGLKNAHRISLLPIGYQFQPISLSMTDAQFIENTELTIRQIAAMFGVKMHQLGDLSKATYSNITEQQKQYYVDTLQSDLTMYEQETTYKLLLSEELKKGYYCKFNTDVILRSDIKTRFEAYRIGIQSGFYKINEVREKEEMVTAEGGDRLYFNGNMIPVDMAGQQYVKGGENNSKK; this comes from the coding sequence ATGAGTTGGTACGAAAAATTAAAAAATATAATTATGCCTAAAGCTGAACTTTCAATGGAAGATGAAGAGTTTCTAGAATTTTTAGGTGTGGATGTAACAGCTATTGATGTTAGAGGAAAAAATGCATTAAGAGAAGCGACTGTATTTGCTTGTTTAAAAATTAGGTCAGATACAATGAGTAAATTGCCTTTAAAATTGTATCAAAAAAAAGATGGTGTTCAGACGATAAAAGATCATCCATTGTCGAATTTACTTTCACTAAGACCAAATCCTTACATGTCTGCTAGTAACTATTGGAATAGTATTGAAAATCAAAAAAATTTATATGGTAATGCTTATGTTTATATTGATTATGGTGTAGGAAGAAAATCAGCTGAAATAGCGGCACTTTATCCACTTGATTCAAGTAGAGTGAAAATTTATGTTGATGATGTAGGCCTACTAGGACTTAAGAATGGTTTGATTTATGTATATAAAGATAAAAATAATGTTGAATATAAATTAGGAAGTGATGATTTACTTCATTATAGAGGTATGACATTAGATGGTATTGCTGGTTTGTCAGTACTTGAATATAACAAAATTATAATTGAAAATGCAAAATCAAGTCAGACATATGTGAATAATTTTTTTAGAGGTGGTATGCAGTCAAAAGGAATAATACAGTATGTTGGTGATTTAGATACTAAGGCAAAAGAAACTTTTAGAACTAGATTTGAAGATATGAGCAGTGGACTTAAAAATGCACATAGAATTTCATTACTACCTATAGGTTATCAGTTTCAGCCAATATCATTAAGTATGACTGATGCTCAATTTATAGAAAATACTGAATTAACAATTAGACAAATAGCTGCAATGTTTGGTGTTAAAATGCATCAATTAGGCGATTTATCAAAGGCAACTTATAGCAATATTACAGAGCAACAAAAACAATATTATGTAGATACATTGCAAAGTGATCTTACTATGTATGAGCAGGAAACTACGTATAAATTACTATTGAGTGAAGAATTGAAAAAAGGATATTATTGCAAATTTAACACTGATGTAATTCTTAGAAGTGACATAAAAACCAGATTTGAAGCATATCGAATAGGAATTCAATCTGGTTTTTATAAAATAAATGAAGTTAGAGAAAAAGAAGAAATGGTTACCGCTGAAGGTGGTGATAGGTTGTATTTTAATGGGAATATGATTCCTGTTGATATGGCGGGACAACAGTATGTAAAAGGAGGTGAGAATAATAGCAAAAAATAA
- a CDS encoding head-tail connector protein, which translates to MIVNLEEVKQFLRIDSEDVDEDTILQIILDAAEEYLKDATGKTFTGDSSKAKLFIMVLVTDWYENREMIGKASDKTRLSIQSLLLQLEYSESEVII; encoded by the coding sequence ATGATAGTTAACTTAGAAGAAGTTAAACAATTTTTACGAATAGATTCTGAAGATGTTGATGAAGATACAATTCTTCAAATTATTTTAGATGCAGCTGAGGAATATTTGAAAGATGCAACTGGTAAAACTTTTACTGGTGATAGTTCTAAGGCAAAATTATTTATTATGGTTCTAGTTACTGATTGGTATGAAAATAGAGAAATGATTGGTAAGGCGAGTGATAAAACTCGTCTTAGCATTCAGTCGTTATTGCTTCAATTAGAGTACTCAGAGAGTGAAGTGATTATATGA